Proteins encoded by one window of Porphyrobacter sp. YT40:
- a CDS encoding methyl-accepting chemotaxis protein yields MNMMSLQERREEQAVPDFVRQMQMEESIDPVEPDEAPAPPARSSVLERMRWFRDLPLARKINTVFGTFLATGLLMVLVLGVGLSELWNRYTASAGLQESLVAAETLQARSGDLRYHSVRVLYDRGGDLRERQRGSETAAGAQLASVEAALGTQAPELAPQTAAVRAELTRFETTFDRASDAVRSGGSANAAAADVAAQGDALIAAATQLSSDLTAYSETREASGIAYFFNMILIIAALAVLAAAVLLMGLAYLSRDFSARIVEITGAMTRLADGDRNFAIAGQERQDEIGAMVRALDLFKRASRRMESWSRERSEKAEQELQLQQERERERLEAEAKRAALLDDVARQFERTVGDVVSGVAAASSQLHTTATRMAQSAEEASRRTGEVASSMEEANAGATAAAAASDEFALSISEISRQAASSSELARLATVATGEADETISALAASAEEVGQIVELIQTIAQRTNLLALNASIEAARGGEAGRGFAVVASEVKELAMQTSRATEKVAEQIRAMQSTTGASVKALRAIAGQVRDLESTAVSIATAVDQQSVAGRDLAQSIDLAARGTEKVSAHIEDVRQLSLSTGAAASQVLLSANELEAQASHLGDQVRGFLQTVRAG; encoded by the coding sequence ATGAACATGATGAGCCTGCAGGAACGCCGCGAAGAACAGGCCGTGCCTGACTTTGTCCGCCAGATGCAGATGGAAGAGAGCATCGATCCGGTCGAACCGGACGAGGCCCCCGCCCCGCCCGCACGCAGTTCGGTGCTGGAGCGGATGCGCTGGTTCCGCGACCTGCCGCTGGCGCGCAAGATCAACACCGTGTTCGGCACCTTCCTCGCCACCGGTCTTCTGATGGTGCTGGTGCTCGGCGTAGGCCTCAGCGAATTGTGGAACCGCTACACCGCCTCAGCGGGTTTGCAGGAGTCGCTGGTCGCCGCCGAGACGCTGCAGGCGCGCAGCGGCGATCTGCGCTACCATTCGGTGCGCGTGCTCTATGATCGCGGGGGCGATTTGCGCGAACGGCAACGCGGCAGCGAAACCGCGGCGGGCGCCCAGCTTGCGTCGGTCGAGGCTGCACTCGGCACACAGGCGCCCGAACTCGCGCCGCAGACCGCTGCAGTGCGCGCCGAACTCACCCGGTTCGAAACCACCTTCGATCGCGCCAGCGATGCGGTGCGCAGCGGCGGCAGCGCCAATGCCGCCGCCGCCGATGTCGCCGCGCAGGGCGATGCGCTGATCGCCGCCGCCACGCAGCTTTCCTCCGACCTGACTGCCTATAGCGAGACCCGCGAAGCGAGCGGGATCGCATATTTCTTCAACATGATCCTGATCATCGCGGCGCTGGCCGTGCTGGCTGCGGCGGTGCTGCTGATGGGCCTTGCCTATCTGTCGCGCGATTTCTCCGCGCGGATCGTCGAGATTACCGGGGCCATGACCCGGCTCGCCGACGGCGACCGCAACTTCGCCATCGCCGGGCAGGAGCGGCAGGACGAGATCGGCGCGATGGTGCGCGCGCTCGACCTGTTCAAGCGCGCCAGCCGGCGGATGGAAAGCTGGTCGCGCGAACGTTCGGAAAAGGCCGAGCAGGAATTGCAGCTGCAACAGGAGCGCGAGCGCGAACGCCTCGAGGCCGAAGCCAAGCGCGCGGCGCTGCTCGACGACGTGGCGCGCCAGTTCGAACGCACCGTCGGCGATGTGGTGAGCGGCGTGGCAGCAGCCTCGAGCCAGCTCCACACCACCGCCACCCGCATGGCGCAGAGCGCCGAGGAGGCCAGCCGCCGCACCGGCGAGGTCGCCTCGTCGATGGAGGAAGCCAACGCCGGCGCAACCGCTGCGGCGGCGGCGAGCGACGAATTCGCCCTGTCGATCAGCGAGATCAGCCGTCAGGCGGCCTCCTCCAGCGAACTTGCCCGCCTGGCGACGGTCGCCACGGGCGAGGCGGACGAGACCATCTCGGCGCTCGCGGCGTCGGCGGAGGAAGTCGGCCAGATCGTCGAACTGATCCAGACGATCGCCCAGCGCACCAACCTGCTCGCGCTCAATGCCTCGATCGAGGCAGCACGCGGCGGCGAGGCGGGCCGGGGCTTTGCGGTCGTCGCCAGCGAGGTCAAGGAACTCGCGATGCAGACCAGCCGCGCCACCGAAAAGGTCGCCGAACAGATCCGCGCGATGCAGTCCACCACCGGCGCCAGCGTCAAGGCGCTGCGGGCAATTGCCGGGCAGGTGCGCGATCTGGAAAGCACCGCCGTCTCGATCGCTACCGCGGTCGACCAGCAGTCGGTTGCTGGCCGCGATCTGGCGCAGAGCATTGATTTGGCGGCGCGCGGAACCGAGAAGGTGAGCGCGCATATCGAGGATGTGCGCCAGCTGTCGCTCTCGACGGGTGCTGCCGCCTCGCAGGTGCTGCTGAGCGCCAACGAGCTGGAGGCGCAGGCCAGCCACCTGGGCGATCAGGTGCGCGGGTTTCTGCAGACGGTGCGGGCGGGGTGA
- a CDS encoding chemotaxis protein CheA — protein MDDLLADFIAETREMLEASSGELVAWEADPADRARLDAIFRFVHTVKGNCGFFDFPRLAALSHAAEDALSDCRAGRRDADGPLVTAVLAIIDRIAAMVDAIEAGEDFPEGGDEALIAGLDAANDSAAPETSRPDSSAPLHAPADTLLAATDDAAAPTRRADAAAAQRTIRLPVELLDRVMSGVSDMVLARNDLAHRLRQAGNQPTIDGPFERLTTILSDVRDAITRMRMQRIETLFGALPRLIRDLSAELGKQVMVDLDGGDVELDREMIETIRDPLTHILRNAIDHGIEAPAARLANGKREIGLIAIAARQSGNTISIVIADDGRGLDEERIAAKAIATGLVSAAERAQMSRDRVLNLIFEPGFSTAETVSNVSGRGVGLDVVRQNLERVGGSIKVTSVPGEGTTFSLQIPLTLSIIAGLTVETGGQRFAIPQSYVEEIVQASSSALDLSWLGESALVTFRGVRVPCLMLGEVLGLPGSETEARDPTLVMLRLASGDLFALAVEGIHNHGDLVVKPLAPAVMRSGLYAGSTLLDDGTPVLLLDVANIAAQAGLVSDTRARVLAAASDDSAAAEATPRAMLFTDFTGRRAAVRLELVQRIETAPVSAIDRTHATARVVIDGMILPLTGLPDGPLSGRRVRLLRLGDGTCDLLYAVREVEDAVELTAPLQPVPEDPLVEAVTLIDGAPVTLLDAHALFARYGEAPIAAKRTRCILPEGEWARTILAPLVASAGYEVLPESEGDTATIGPDAIRPDVIRIVFEDVYEVAEALGRELPGTVIRLRDQPDAPAGCATVYRYDREGLLAALAAASRGARAVSNASTGEAA, from the coding sequence ATGGACGATCTGCTGGCGGATTTCATCGCCGAGACCCGCGAAATGCTGGAGGCCTCCAGCGGCGAACTCGTCGCATGGGAAGCCGATCCCGCCGACCGCGCGCGGCTCGACGCGATCTTCCGCTTCGTCCACACGGTGAAGGGCAATTGCGGCTTCTTCGATTTCCCCCGCCTTGCCGCCCTGTCGCACGCCGCAGAGGATGCGCTGTCCGATTGCCGGGCCGGGCGCCGCGATGCCGACGGGCCGCTGGTCACCGCCGTGCTCGCGATCATCGACCGGATCGCGGCGATGGTCGATGCGATCGAGGCGGGCGAGGATTTCCCCGAAGGCGGCGACGAAGCACTGATCGCTGGGCTCGATGCGGCAAACGATAGCGCCGCGCCCGAGACCTCGCGCCCCGATTCGTCCGCCCCGCTCCACGCCCCTGCCGACACCCTGCTCGCCGCCACCGACGATGCCGCAGCCCCCACCCGCCGTGCCGATGCTGCCGCCGCCCAGCGCACCATCCGCCTGCCGGTGGAACTGCTCGACCGGGTGATGAGCGGCGTTTCCGACATGGTGCTCGCCCGCAACGATCTCGCCCACCGGCTGCGGCAAGCGGGCAACCAGCCGACTATCGACGGCCCGTTCGAGCGGCTTACCACCATCCTTTCCGACGTGCGCGATGCGATCACACGGATGCGGATGCAGCGCATCGAAACGCTGTTCGGCGCGCTCCCGCGCCTGATCCGCGATCTTTCCGCCGAGCTTGGCAAGCAGGTGATGGTCGATCTCGACGGCGGCGATGTCGAACTCGACCGTGAGATGATCGAGACGATCCGCGATCCTCTCACCCACATCCTGCGCAACGCCATCGACCACGGGATCGAAGCGCCCGCCGCACGGCTGGCGAACGGCAAGCGCGAGATCGGCCTGATCGCCATCGCCGCGCGCCAATCGGGCAACACCATCAGCATCGTCATCGCCGATGACGGGCGTGGGCTGGACGAGGAACGCATCGCCGCCAAGGCCATCGCCACCGGCCTCGTCTCCGCCGCCGAGCGGGCGCAGATGAGCCGCGACCGCGTGCTCAACCTGATCTTCGAACCGGGCTTCTCCACCGCCGAGACCGTCAGCAATGTCTCGGGCCGCGGCGTGGGGCTCGATGTGGTGCGCCAGAATCTCGAGCGGGTCGGCGGATCGATCAAGGTGACCAGCGTGCCGGGCGAAGGCACCACCTTCAGCCTGCAGATTCCGCTCACACTCAGCATCATCGCCGGGCTGACGGTGGAGACCGGCGGGCAGCGCTTCGCGATTCCGCAATCCTATGTCGAGGAAATCGTCCAAGCCTCGTCCAGCGCGCTCGATCTCAGCTGGCTGGGGGAAAGCGCGCTGGTGACCTTCCGAGGGGTGCGCGTGCCGTGCCTGATGCTGGGCGAAGTGCTCGGCCTGCCCGGCAGCGAGACCGAAGCGCGCGATCCGACGCTGGTGATGCTGCGCCTCGCCAGCGGCGATCTCTTTGCGCTGGCGGTGGAGGGCATCCACAATCACGGCGATTTGGTGGTCAAGCCGCTCGCGCCTGCGGTGATGCGCTCCGGGCTCTATGCCGGATCGACATTGCTCGACGATGGCACCCCGGTGCTGCTGCTCGATGTCGCCAATATCGCGGCGCAGGCGGGCCTCGTCTCCGACACCCGCGCGCGGGTGCTGGCCGCCGCGAGCGACGACAGCGCCGCCGCCGAGGCCACGCCGCGGGCCATGCTGTTCACCGATTTCACCGGACGCCGCGCAGCGGTGCGGCTGGAGCTGGTGCAGCGCATCGAGACCGCGCCGGTCAGCGCGATCGACCGCACCCATGCCACCGCGCGGGTGGTGATCGACGGCATGATCCTGCCGCTCACCGGCCTGCCCGATGGCCCGCTCTCCGGCCGCCGCGTGCGTTTGTTGCGGCTGGGCGATGGCACCTGCGATTTGCTCTATGCCGTGCGCGAGGTCGAGGACGCGGTCGAACTCACCGCCCCACTGCAACCCGTCCCCGAAGACCCGCTGGTCGAGGCGGTCACGCTGATCGATGGGGCGCCGGTCACCCTGCTCGATGCGCACGCGCTCTTCGCCCGCTATGGCGAGGCACCGATCGCGGCCAAGCGCACCCGCTGTATTCTGCCCGAAGGCGAATGGGCACGCACCATTCTTGCCCCGCTGGTCGCGAGCGCGGGCTATGAGGTGTTGCCCGAAAGCGAAGGCGACACCGCCACCATCGGCCCGGATGCGATCCGGCCCGACGTCATTAGGATCGTGTTCGAGGATGTCTATGAAGTCGCCGAGGCGCTCGGACGCGAATTGCCGGGCACGGTGATCCGGCTGCGCGACCAGCCCGATGCGCCCGCCGGATGCGCGACCGTCTATCGCTATGACCGCGAAGGCCTGCTCGCCGCGCTCGCCGCCGCCAGCCGGGGGGCGAGAGCCGTCAGCAATGCCAGCACCGGAGAAGCCGCATGA
- a CDS encoding protein-glutamate O-methyltransferase CheR, translated as MDVSEASFQIIADLLESRTGQHLTESRRWRVNSALAGIFRAHGISNIDQLVCLLAAPPRTLDGPDLAQEVVEALLNNETYFFRDKPTFDQLPGEILPELAERRQGARRLSIWSAGCSTGQEAYSLAMLFIEQAERWQGWTIDILGTDVSHRAIEAARSGLYSQFEVQRGLGVTQMLRHFEETERGWQVSPEVRRMVRFQQHNILGAHPGRMAFDLVLCRNVLLYFDRRTRAEAFDRLAQAVLPDGFLMLGAGETVVGHTERFVPTSRRASFFEPPSSGAALRKIA; from the coding sequence ATGGATGTCAGCGAAGCCTCTTTCCAGATCATCGCCGATCTGCTCGAATCGCGCACCGGCCAGCACCTGACCGAAAGCCGCCGCTGGCGGGTCAATTCGGCGCTGGCGGGGATTTTCCGCGCGCACGGGATCAGCAATATCGACCAGCTGGTGTGCCTGCTCGCCGCCCCGCCGCGCACGCTCGACGGCCCTGACCTCGCGCAGGAGGTGGTCGAGGCGCTGCTCAACAACGAGACCTATTTCTTCCGCGACAAGCCGACCTTCGACCAGCTGCCCGGCGAAATCCTGCCCGAGCTCGCCGAGCGGCGGCAGGGCGCGCGGCGGCTGTCGATCTGGTCGGCGGGCTGTTCGACCGGGCAGGAGGCCTACTCGCTCGCCATGCTGTTCATCGAACAGGCCGAACGCTGGCAGGGCTGGACGATCGACATCCTCGGCACCGATGTGTCGCACCGCGCGATCGAGGCGGCGCGCAGCGGGCTCTACAGCCAGTTCGAGGTGCAGCGCGGACTGGGCGTCACCCAGATGCTGCGCCATTTCGAGGAGACCGAGCGCGGCTGGCAGGTCAGCCCCGAGGTGCGCCGGATGGTGCGCTTTCAGCAGCACAACATTCTCGGCGCGCATCCGGGGCGGATGGCCTTCGATCTGGTCTTGTGCCGCAATGTGCTGCTCTATTTCGATCGGCGCACCCGTGCGGAGGCCTTCGACCGGCTGGCGCAGGCGGTGCTGCCCGACGGCTTCCTGATGCTGGGCGCGGGTGAGACCGTGGTCGGTCACACCGAACGCTTCGTCCCGACCTCGCGCCGGGCGAGCTTTTTCGAGCCTCCGTCATCCGGCGCAGCGCTCAGGAAAATTGCATGA
- the cheB gene encoding chemotaxis-specific protein-glutamate methyltransferase CheB has product MIVDDSLTVRTIFKRMVESDPALVITGTASSAENAIAQLTAAPADVVLLDLEMPGIGGLDALPAILATPGGPQVLVVSSLTMDGAEHTMAALQMGAADTLLKPRPGGFTEDYRAQLLGKIRALGTRGADPVAARAPAPPAPSFARPSLARRTARPEVVAIGASTGGIHALGLMLRRLGPECEQPILITQHLPASFMPVFARQVETACARPTDIAEDGMALIPGRILIAPGHGHLVVQRSATRLVARISSEPAPSGCLPSVDPMLASLAEVCEGRALGVILSGMGRDGVVGAQALVAAGGMILAQDADTSAVWGMPGAVARAGLASLVAPPERLADAVMAKTGAAPSALRQA; this is encoded by the coding sequence ATGATCGTCGACGATTCGCTGACGGTCCGCACCATCTTCAAGCGCATGGTCGAAAGCGATCCGGCGCTGGTCATCACCGGCACCGCCAGCAGCGCCGAGAACGCCATCGCCCAGCTCACCGCAGCGCCCGCCGATGTGGTGCTGCTCGATCTCGAAATGCCCGGGATCGGCGGGCTTGACGCACTGCCCGCAATCCTGGCGACGCCCGGCGGGCCGCAGGTGCTGGTGGTCTCCTCGCTGACGATGGACGGGGCCGAACATACGATGGCGGCGCTCCAGATGGGCGCGGCCGATACGCTGCTGAAGCCGCGTCCGGGCGGCTTTACCGAGGATTATCGTGCCCAGCTGCTCGGCAAGATCCGCGCGCTCGGCACGCGCGGGGCCGATCCGGTCGCCGCCCGCGCGCCCGCGCCGCCTGCGCCCAGCTTCGCCCGGCCCAGCCTCGCCCGCCGCACCGCGCGGCCCGAGGTGGTCGCAATCGGCGCTTCGACCGGCGGCATCCACGCGCTCGGCCTGATGCTGCGGCGGCTGGGGCCCGAATGCGAACAGCCGATCCTGATCACCCAGCATCTGCCCGCCTCCTTCATGCCGGTCTTCGCGCGTCAGGTCGAAACCGCCTGCGCCCGCCCGACCGACATTGCCGAGGATGGCATGGCGCTGATCCCGGGCCGGATCCTGATCGCTCCGGGCCATGGCCATCTTGTGGTGCAACGCTCGGCCACGCGGCTGGTCGCGCGGATATCGTCCGAGCCTGCGCCGAGCGGCTGCCTTCCCTCGGTCGACCCGATGCTCGCCAGCCTTGCCGAGGTGTGCGAAGGCCGTGCACTCGGCGTGATCCTGTCGGGTATGGGGCGCGATGGCGTCGTCGGCGCGCAGGCGCTGGTCGCGGCGGGCGGCATGATCCTGGCGCAGGATGCCGATACGAGCGCGGTGTGGGGCATGCCCGGCGCAGTTGCGCGCGCGGGCCTCGCCAGCCTCGTCGCCCCGCCCGAGCGCCTCGCCGACGCGGTCATGGCCAAGACCGGCGCGGCGCCTTCCGCCCTGCGGCAGGCGTAG
- a CDS encoding methyl-accepting chemotaxis protein codes for MSALSDIALNLEAESAAELHSAAPAAANPSSRLRAWFDRLSIGGKITLFFSANLGFALLAGLFVVGGYVELGKRTERIGTTHSAALEAERLLVQLSESRRHAEMLTVQNSDRRARAAGEALDQAAVTVAALGQSVGDRNAGARNELARIRAGVDGLGRQIAAFEAQTGDTARRQRMASDIAATSADLLTAGTALATQLGTEVDTASAAGEALISQLLVMWIALATVLTLITLFAQRYFQRNVGAVLTAMASQMTRIAAGERDVAISGKTRADEIGAMARATEVFHRAGVRLEKLSRERAERARAELDEQARQQALREEARRERERALSGIADQFETTVGEVVTGLVAASSQLQSTASLMANTAADASNRTGEAASAMQEATYGASAAAAASDEFAMSIGEISRQAASSAQLAREASLSARKADSTIGALALSAEEVGQIVELISTIAKRTNLLALNASIEAARGGEAGRGFAVVASEVKELANQTARATEQVAAQIRAMQDTTGASVSALRDIASQIESLETTAIAIASAVDQQSVAGHDLARSIDLAARGTEKVSGHVEDVRALSLSTGAAASQVLSSATSLEGQATTLRTQVQDFLARVRGG; via the coding sequence ATGAGCGCGCTTTCCGACATTGCTCTCAATCTCGAAGCCGAATCGGCTGCCGAGCTGCACAGCGCGGCACCGGCTGCGGCGAACCCATCGTCGCGCCTGCGCGCCTGGTTCGATCGGCTGAGCATCGGCGGCAAGATCACGCTGTTCTTCAGCGCCAATCTCGGCTTTGCGCTGCTGGCCGGACTGTTCGTGGTCGGCGGCTATGTCGAACTGGGCAAGCGCACCGAACGCATCGGCACCACCCACTCCGCCGCGCTCGAGGCCGAGCGGCTGTTGGTGCAGCTGAGCGAAAGCCGGCGTCATGCCGAAATGTTGACGGTTCAGAACAGCGACCGGCGCGCCCGCGCCGCCGGCGAAGCGCTCGATCAGGCCGCAGTCACTGTCGCCGCGCTCGGCCAGTCGGTCGGCGACCGCAATGCCGGCGCCCGCAACGAACTTGCCCGGATTCGCGCAGGTGTGGACGGTCTCGGGCGGCAGATCGCCGCCTTCGAAGCGCAGACGGGCGACACCGCACGCCGTCAGCGCATGGCCAGCGACATCGCAGCCACCAGCGCGGATTTGCTGACCGCCGGAACCGCGCTGGCAACACAGCTCGGAACCGAAGTCGACACCGCCTCGGCCGCGGGCGAGGCGCTGATTTCGCAGCTTCTGGTGATGTGGATCGCGCTGGCGACGGTGCTGACACTCATCACCCTGTTCGCACAGCGCTATTTCCAGCGCAATGTCGGCGCGGTCCTCACCGCGATGGCCAGCCAGATGACCCGCATCGCGGCGGGCGAGCGCGATGTCGCAATCAGCGGCAAGACCCGCGCCGACGAGATCGGCGCGATGGCGCGCGCCACCGAAGTGTTCCACCGTGCCGGGGTGCGGCTCGAAAAGCTCAGCCGCGAACGGGCCGAACGTGCGCGCGCCGAGCTCGACGAACAGGCTCGCCAGCAGGCCTTGCGCGAAGAAGCCCGGCGGGAGCGCGAACGCGCGCTGTCGGGAATCGCCGACCAGTTCGAAACCACGGTCGGCGAAGTCGTCACCGGACTTGTCGCCGCCTCCAGCCAGCTGCAATCGACCGCCAGCCTGATGGCCAACACCGCCGCCGACGCCAGCAACCGCACGGGCGAAGCGGCGAGCGCAATGCAGGAAGCCACCTACGGCGCCAGCGCGGCCGCGGCGGCGAGCGACGAATTCGCCATGTCGATCGGCGAGATCAGCCGTCAGGCGGCCTCCTCGGCCCAGCTGGCGCGCGAGGCGAGCCTGTCTGCCCGCAAGGCCGACAGCACCATCGGCGCGCTCGCCCTGTCGGCCGAGGAAGTCGGCCAGATCGTCGAACTGATCAGCACCATCGCGAAGCGCACCAACCTGCTCGCGCTCAATGCCAGCATCGAAGCCGCGCGCGGCGGCGAGGCCGGGCGCGGCTTTGCGGTTGTGGCGAGCGAGGTCAAGGAACTCGCCAACCAGACCGCCCGTGCCACCGAACAGGTCGCCGCGCAGATCCGGGCGATGCAGGACACCACCGGCGCCAGCGTCAGCGCGCTGCGCGATATCGCCAGCCAGATCGAAAGCCTCGAGACCACCGCCATCGCCATCGCCAGCGCGGTCGACCAGCAATCGGTGGCAGGCCACGATCTCGCACGCAGCATCGATCTTGCCGCGCGCGGCACCGAGAAGGTTTCGGGCCATGTCGAGGATGTGCGCGCGCTCTCGCTCTCGACCGGCGCGGCGGCCAGCCAGGTACTCTCCAGCGCCACCAGCCTCGAAGGGCAGGCCACCACCCTGCGCACGCAGGTGCAGGACTTCCTCGCCCGCGTGCGCGGCGGCTGA
- a CDS encoding bifunctional diguanylate cyclase/phosphodiesterase, which translates to MRAHRDSARVISAKQPLRLTPVGLVVIPIGVASLMTGTLVLAVNFSDHLSVGSPAALMISAILIYAATLFFLGRSGIASIRGLEQRAHRDMLTGLPNRHALHEDILHLSRGDEEVALAMIDLDSFKQVNDHYGHAVGDQLIAQCADLLREVCGKEVTCYRLGGDEFAAVMHGKVAGTILEGICRTLLERLGSPMPLGHRQIAVGASIGLARSTADQRVPSSEMLRRADVAMDMSKRGGKMRCTWFNESFDRRRERVREIEDEIRTGIAAGEFHLAYQPLVGAESKRIVAVEALLRWDRGNRPPLGPNIFIPVAEDSGLINPLGMWVLRQAVCDASRWDDITLSVNISAAQLRNAEFPIKLGEVLEETGFPPHRLELEVTETCLVLDPIVAERTLGVIRSFGVRIALDDFGTGYASIGFLRRFRFEKLKLDRSLVELAGVDDGSRAMMLSSIALARALDMGVTAEGVETEEQAELVRLAGCDQIQGWLYYKALPAAEIDRLMAEQNNRLATSAGPKHGDEQAA; encoded by the coding sequence ATGCGCGCCCATCGGGACAGCGCAAGAGTGATTTCGGCCAAGCAACCCCTGCGATTGACGCCTGTCGGGCTGGTGGTCATCCCGATCGGGGTGGCGAGCCTGATGACCGGCACGCTGGTGCTCGCGGTCAATTTCAGCGACCATCTGTCGGTCGGATCTCCGGCTGCGCTGATGATCTCGGCGATCCTGATCTACGCCGCGACGCTGTTCTTCCTCGGCCGTAGCGGGATTGCCAGCATCCGTGGGCTGGAGCAGCGCGCGCACCGCGACATGCTCACCGGCCTGCCCAACCGCCATGCCCTGCACGAAGATATCCTCCACCTCTCGCGCGGGGACGAGGAAGTGGCGCTGGCGATGATCGATCTCGACAGCTTCAAGCAGGTCAACGACCATTATGGCCACGCGGTGGGCGACCAGCTGATCGCGCAATGTGCCGATCTGCTGCGCGAGGTTTGCGGGAAAGAAGTCACCTGCTACCGCCTCGGCGGGGACGAATTTGCCGCAGTGATGCACGGCAAGGTGGCCGGCACCATTCTCGAAGGCATCTGCCGCACCCTGCTCGAACGGCTCGGGAGCCCGATGCCGCTCGGCCACCGCCAGATCGCGGTCGGTGCAAGCATCGGCCTCGCCCGCTCGACCGCCGACCAGCGCGTGCCATCGTCCGAGATGCTGCGCCGCGCCGACGTGGCGATGGACATGTCCAAGCGCGGCGGCAAGATGCGCTGCACCTGGTTCAATGAAAGCTTCGACCGCCGCCGCGAGCGCGTGCGCGAGATCGAGGACGAGATCCGCACCGGGATCGCGGCGGGCGAATTCCACCTCGCCTACCAGCCGCTGGTGGGGGCCGAAAGCAAGCGCATCGTCGCGGTTGAGGCGCTGCTGCGCTGGGATCGCGGCAACCGCCCGCCGCTCGGCCCCAACATCTTCATTCCGGTGGCCGAGGATTCGGGCCTCATCAACCCGCTGGGGATGTGGGTGCTGCGCCAGGCCGTATGCGACGCCAGCCGCTGGGACGATATCACCCTGTCCGTCAACATCTCGGCCGCGCAGCTGCGCAACGCCGAATTTCCGATCAAGCTGGGCGAGGTGCTGGAGGAAACCGGCTTCCCGCCGCACCGGCTCGAACTGGAAGTGACCGAGACCTGCCTCGTGCTCGATCCGATCGTGGCCGAGCGCACGCTGGGCGTGATCCGCAGCTTCGGCGTGCGCATCGCGCTCGACGATTTCGGCACCGGCTATGCCTCGATCGGCTTCCTGCGGCGCTTCCGCTTCGAAAAGCTCAAGCTCGATCGTAGCCTCGTCGAACTGGCGGGCGTGGACGACGGCAGCCGGGCAATGATGCTGTCGAGCATCGCGCTCGCCCGCGCGCTCGACATGGGCGTGACCGCCGAAGGGGTTGAGACCGAGGAACAGGCCGAACTGGTGCGGCTGGCCGGGTGTGACCAGATCCAAGGCTGGCTCTATTACAAGGCCCTGCCCGCGGCCGAGATCGACAGGCTGATGGCCGAACAGAATAACCGCCTCGCAACCTCTGCCGGGCCCAAGCATGGGGACGAACAGGCAGCATGA
- a CDS encoding response regulator, with protein MKTCLIVDDSRVIRKVSRHILETLGFAVDEAENGKLALDACEAAMPDVVLLDWNMPVMTGIEFLVALRQRPGGDKPKVVFCTTENDVAHIREAISAGADEYVMKPFDHETLQIKLQLVGFA; from the coding sequence ATGAAAACTTGCCTCATCGTCGATGATTCCCGCGTGATCCGAAAGGTGTCGCGGCATATCCTGGAAACGCTCGGCTTTGCGGTGGACGAGGCCGAGAACGGCAAGCTCGCGCTCGACGCCTGCGAGGCGGCGATGCCCGATGTGGTGCTGCTCGACTGGAACATGCCGGTGATGACGGGGATCGAATTCCTCGTCGCGCTGCGCCAGCGGCCCGGCGGCGACAAGCCCAAGGTCGTTTTCTGCACCACCGAAAACGATGTCGCGCATATCCGCGAGGCGATCAGCGCCGGCGCGGACGAATATGTGATGAAGCCCTTCGATCACGAAACGCTTCAGATCAAACTGCAGCTCGTCGGGTTTGCGTGA
- a CDS encoding chemotaxis protein CheW, which yields MTGALLVIIQIAGRRCALGALEVKSVIEIGTITPVPRAPHWISGITALRSQTLTVIDCRRALGLSSEDWPTDHRAVAVADGGHAYALLVDSIEDITTAAGEVGQVPGGFGAEWSRIATGMIETLAGPALLLDLGALLAGPETLSREIETLV from the coding sequence ATGACCGGAGCCCTGCTTGTCATCATCCAGATCGCCGGGCGTCGCTGCGCGCTGGGCGCGCTGGAGGTCAAATCGGTGATCGAGATCGGCACCATCACCCCGGTGCCGCGCGCGCCGCACTGGATCAGCGGCATCACCGCGCTGCGCAGCCAGACGCTGACCGTGATCGACTGCCGCCGCGCGCTGGGTCTTTCGTCCGAAGACTGGCCGACCGATCACCGTGCCGTGGCGGTGGCCGATGGCGGCCATGCCTATGCCCTGCTGGTCGATTCGATCGAGGACATCACCACCGCCGCAGGCGAAGTCGGGCAGGTGCCGGGCGGGTTCGGCGCCGAATGGTCGCGCATTGCGACCGGCATGATCGAAACCCTCGCAGGCCCGGCGCTGCTGCTCGATCTGGGCGCTTTGCTGGCCGGGCCGGAGACCCTTTCGCGCGAAATCGAGACGCTGGTTTAA
- a CDS encoding HD domain-containing protein gives MMSGPASTPILTDRFDDALAYASRLHRTQIRKGSGVPYVSHLLAVAAIALENGADEDQGGLAQLEAIRARFGEGVAQTVAD, from the coding sequence ATGATGAGCGGCCCTGCAAGCACCCCGATCCTCACTGATCGCTTCGACGATGCGCTGGCCTATGCCAGCCGCCTCCACCGCACCCAGATCCGCAAGGGATCGGGCGTGCCCTATGTCTCGCACCTGCTCGCCGTCGCCGCGATTGCGCTCGAGAACGGGGCGGACGAGGATCAGGGCGGGCTCGCGCAGCTCGAAGCGATCCGCGCGCGCTTTGGCGAGGGTGTCGCGCAGACCGTTGCCGATTGA